A window of the Nocardia sp. NBC_01329 genome harbors these coding sequences:
- the acpM gene encoding meromycolate extension acyl carrier protein AcpM codes for MAALTQEQIVEELGKIIEEVTGIEPSEVTVEKSFVDDLDIDSLSMVEIAVQTEDKYGVKIPDEDLASLKTVGDAVNYIQKLEAENSDAAAELKAKFDNAE; via the coding sequence GTGGCCGCTCTGACCCAGGAACAAATCGTCGAGGAACTCGGCAAGATCATCGAAGAGGTTACGGGTATCGAACCGTCCGAGGTGACCGTCGAGAAGTCCTTCGTCGATGACCTGGACATCGACTCGCTGTCCATGGTCGAGATCGCGGTGCAGACCGAGGACAAGTACGGCGTGAAGATCCCCGACGAGGATCTGGCCAGCCTGAAGACGGTCGGCGACGCCGTCAACTACATCCAGAAGCTCGAGGCGGAGAACTCCGACGCCGCCGCAGAGCTCAAGGCCAAATTCGACAACGCCGAGTAG
- a CDS encoding KasA/KasB family beta-ketoacyl-ACP synthase — translation MTTPAAFCPSTLNGNFPNVVVTSLAASTSIAGDVDATWKGLLNGESGIDVLEDSFIEEYDLPVRIGGHLKVRPETLLSRVEIRRMAYVEQLATVLGREVWRNAGSPEVDPDRLGVAIGTGLGGGDALIDSVDKLKNGGYRKISPLAVQMVMPNGPSAVVGLELKARAGVVTPVSACSSGSEGIANAWRMIVMGDADMVVTGGVEGFIDAVPIAAFTMMRAMSTRNDDPKAASRPFDKDRDGFVFGEAGALMVIETEEHAKARGATIHARLLGAGITSDGFHLVAPDPEGTGAARAMTRAMQTAGLSKKDITHINAHATATPIGDTAEARAINKAVGNHASIYAPKSALGHSIGAVGALESVLTVMAIRDGIVPPTLNLENQDPEIDLDIVAGEARRQEIEYAINNSFGFGGHNVALAFGRA, via the coding sequence GTGACCACTCCTGCTGCGTTCTGTCCCTCGACCTTGAACGGGAACTTCCCGAACGTCGTCGTCACGAGCCTGGCGGCGTCCACGTCGATCGCGGGTGACGTCGATGCGACGTGGAAGGGTCTCCTCAACGGCGAGAGCGGTATCGACGTTCTCGAGGATTCCTTCATCGAGGAATACGACCTACCGGTCCGTATCGGCGGCCACCTGAAGGTTCGCCCCGAAACTCTGCTGAGCCGGGTCGAGATCCGCCGGATGGCCTACGTCGAGCAGCTCGCGACCGTGCTCGGCCGCGAAGTCTGGCGCAACGCGGGCAGCCCGGAGGTCGATCCGGACCGGCTGGGTGTGGCCATCGGCACTGGACTAGGTGGCGGTGACGCGCTCATCGATTCGGTCGACAAACTGAAGAACGGGGGCTATCGCAAGATCTCGCCGCTCGCTGTTCAGATGGTCATGCCGAACGGGCCGTCTGCCGTCGTCGGCTTGGAGCTGAAGGCCAGGGCAGGAGTGGTCACTCCGGTCTCGGCGTGCTCGTCGGGCTCCGAAGGCATCGCCAACGCATGGCGCATGATCGTCATGGGTGACGCCGATATGGTCGTCACCGGCGGTGTCGAAGGCTTCATCGACGCCGTGCCGATCGCCGCGTTCACCATGATGCGCGCGATGAGCACCCGCAACGACGATCCGAAGGCCGCCTCGCGGCCCTTCGACAAAGATCGCGACGGATTCGTCTTCGGCGAGGCCGGTGCGCTCATGGTCATCGAGACCGAAGAGCATGCCAAAGCCCGCGGTGCCACCATCCACGCCCGTCTGCTGGGCGCCGGTATCACCTCCGACGGCTTCCACCTGGTCGCACCGGACCCCGAGGGCACGGGCGCCGCCCGCGCCATGACCCGGGCCATGCAGACCGCGGGTCTGTCCAAGAAGGACATCACCCATATCAACGCGCACGCCACCGCCACTCCGATCGGCGATACTGCCGAGGCACGGGCGATCAACAAGGCCGTCGGCAATCATGCGTCGATCTACGCGCCCAAATCGGCGCTCGGGCATTCCATCGGCGCCGTCGGCGCGCTGGAGTCCGTGCTCACCGTGATGGCCATCCGGGACGGTATCGTGCCGCCCACCCTGAACCTGGAGAACCAGGATCCAGAGATCGACCTCGATATCGTCGCCGGCGAAGCACGGCGCCAAGAGATCGAGTACGCGATCAACAATTCGTTCGGTTTCGGTGGGCACAACGTCGCGCTCGCCTTCGGTCGGGCCTGA
- a CDS encoding Eco57I restriction-modification methylase domain-containing protein gives MGRDGAGARERKRHGRHYTPATLAGFLAGRVVARIGTPGRVRVLDPACGSGELLFAIKDALADRLPGVPVELTGYDLDPAGLVLARRRAAESGVGAEWRQRDFLADCAGLPAESFDAVIANPPYVRTQQLGGEAAQALRGQFGLRGRIDLTHPFVAALPRLMAPGAVLGLLCANRFLTTKAGSNLRGLLLADLTPVELYDLGDTKLFEAAVLPAVTIAVRGATRGTCRYVSVYEEEARAVSDTGTAGSVGAIPAEGARRSDRLAEYGPVGSIPARRGPGAGLSGGRSQGDAGEPTRGSETAGASGGDRELFVALGGAADTTVSRQGRRFAVTVGELATEPGPAAASVGWRMSRMGHDDWLRGVSDRMWRTFGDLGRIRVGIKTNADKVFIAVHWGDPAAEPELLRDLITHHDLRPWRIDRIRETRVLYPYDLTRTRRVPVDLARYPRTAAYLEQHREVLTARDYLTGAGRKWFEHWVPQRPHLWRIPKVVFPDISDRPRFALDRSGAVVNGDCYWISLADLGGGAGAEDLACLMMGVANSSLGLRYYDAVCGNRLYSGRRRWITQYVSRLPLPDPGTPAATAIVCRVRALAEEPETGAAGQEELDELVHRAFAL, from the coding sequence ATGGGACGCGATGGAGCGGGGGCTCGCGAGCGCAAACGTCACGGGCGGCACTACACACCTGCCACGCTTGCGGGTTTCCTGGCGGGCCGGGTGGTGGCGCGGATCGGGACGCCCGGGCGGGTGCGGGTCCTGGACCCGGCGTGTGGGTCCGGGGAGTTGTTGTTCGCGATCAAGGATGCGCTGGCCGATCGTCTGCCGGGGGTTCCGGTCGAGCTGACGGGTTACGACCTGGATCCGGCCGGGTTGGTGCTGGCTCGGCGGCGGGCCGCGGAGTCGGGGGTCGGCGCCGAATGGCGGCAGCGGGACTTTCTGGCCGATTGTGCGGGGTTGCCTGCGGAATCGTTCGATGCGGTGATCGCGAATCCGCCGTACGTCCGGACCCAGCAGTTGGGTGGGGAGGCGGCGCAGGCTCTGCGTGGGCAGTTCGGGTTGCGGGGGCGGATCGATCTCACCCATCCGTTCGTCGCGGCGCTGCCGCGGTTGATGGCCCCAGGCGCGGTGCTGGGTCTGCTGTGCGCGAATCGTTTTCTCACCACGAAGGCGGGGTCGAATCTGCGCGGGTTGCTGCTGGCCGATCTGACGCCGGTGGAACTGTACGACCTGGGGGATACCAAACTGTTCGAGGCGGCGGTTCTGCCGGCGGTGACGATTGCCGTGCGCGGTGCGACACGGGGGACCTGCCGGTATGTGTCGGTCTACGAGGAGGAGGCCCGAGCCGTATCGGATACGGGAACCGCGGGCTCGGTCGGCGCGATACCGGCAGAGGGGGCGCGGCGTTCGGACCGGCTCGCCGAGTACGGTCCGGTCGGCTCGATTCCGGCGAGGCGGGGACCTGGAGCGGGGCTCTCCGGCGGAAGGTCGCAGGGAGACGCCGGCGAGCCCACGAGGGGTTCGGAGACCGCGGGGGCCTCGGGCGGGGACCGGGAACTGTTCGTGGCTCTGGGTGGCGCCGCCGATACGACCGTGTCGCGGCAGGGCCGCCGATTCGCGGTGACGGTGGGGGAGCTGGCGACCGAACCCGGCCCCGCGGCGGCGTCGGTGGGGTGGCGGATGTCCCGGATGGGGCACGACGACTGGTTGCGCGGGGTTTCCGACCGGATGTGGCGGACTTTCGGTGATCTGGGGCGTATCCGGGTGGGGATCAAGACCAATGCGGACAAGGTGTTCATCGCGGTGCACTGGGGTGATCCGGCTGCCGAACCGGAACTGCTGCGGGATCTCATCACCCATCACGATCTGCGCCCGTGGCGCATCGATCGGATACGCGAGACGCGGGTGCTGTACCCCTACGACCTCACCCGGACCCGACGGGTGCCGGTGGATCTGGCGCGGTATCCGCGGACCGCGGCCTACCTGGAGCAGCATCGGGAGGTGCTGACCGCCCGGGACTACCTCACCGGTGCGGGCCGGAAATGGTTCGAGCATTGGGTGCCGCAGCGACCACATCTGTGGCGTATCCCGAAGGTGGTGTTCCCGGATATCAGCGACCGGCCGCGGTTTGCGCTGGATCGCTCCGGGGCGGTGGTCAACGGCGACTGCTACTGGATCTCGCTGGCGGACCTGGGCGGTGGCGCCGGTGCCGAGGATCTGGCCTGTTTGATGATGGGCGTCGCGAACTCGTCGCTGGGGCTGCGGTATTACGACGCCGTCTGCGGTAACCGGCTCTACTCCGGGCGGCGGCGCTGGATCACCCAGTACGTGTCCCGGCTACCGCTACCGGATCCGGGAACTCCGGCGGCGACCGCGATCGTGTGCCGGGTGCGCGCGCTGGCCGAGGAACCGGAGACCGGCGCGGCGGGGCAGGAAGAACTGGACGAGCTGGTCCACCGCGCGTTCGCCCTGTGA
- a CDS encoding gamma carbonic anhydrase family protein, translating to MRIEVSGHQPEVDATAWIAPTANVIGRVKLGAQVSIWYNAVLRGDTELITVGERSNIQDGCVLHADPGFPATVGAGVSVGHNAILHGCTIEDDCLIGMGATVLNGAVIGRGSLIAANALIPEGAQIPPGSLVAGVPGKVRRELTAEQQRGVELNAMVYLHHMSEHRSAKEI from the coding sequence ATGAGGATCGAAGTCAGCGGACACCAGCCCGAGGTCGACGCCACCGCCTGGATCGCGCCCACCGCGAATGTGATCGGCCGGGTGAAGCTCGGGGCCCAGGTCAGTATCTGGTACAACGCGGTGTTGCGCGGTGACACCGAACTGATCACCGTCGGAGAACGCAGCAATATCCAGGACGGCTGTGTACTGCACGCCGACCCGGGTTTCCCGGCCACCGTGGGTGCCGGGGTGTCGGTCGGGCACAACGCGATCCTGCACGGCTGCACGATCGAGGACGACTGCCTGATCGGGATGGGCGCGACCGTACTCAACGGCGCGGTGATCGGCCGGGGCAGCCTGATCGCCGCAAACGCGCTGATTCCGGAGGGCGCGCAGATCCCGCCGGGGTCGCTGGTCGCCGGTGTCCCGGGCAAGGTGCGCCGTGAACTCACCGCCGAGCAGCAGCGCGGCGTGGAATTGAATGCCATGGTCTATCTGCACCACATGTCCGAGCATCGGTCGGCGAAGGAGATCTGA
- a CDS encoding TetR/AcrR family transcriptional regulator has translation MPPVPPILQRILAEPPADSGKVLDSALSAFLDFGIKRTSMGEIARRAGISPATLYRRFESKNDLVEAVTVREAQRFVTKIDNRVRTVTGSEDQLVEIFVAFISAIAGNPLLIRLLRTEPDLVLPRLTTEAGPILAVGRTYLAAKLRELNDSGTDFDPDLIAEIMARLALSLALTPDGLIPIQDEAAGREFARRTLLPMVSGHNPN, from the coding sequence ATGCCACCCGTACCGCCGATTCTGCAACGCATCCTTGCCGAGCCCCCCGCCGACAGCGGGAAAGTCCTCGACAGCGCGTTATCGGCGTTCCTGGATTTCGGGATCAAACGCACCAGCATGGGCGAGATCGCCCGCCGGGCCGGCATCAGCCCCGCCACCCTCTACCGTCGCTTCGAATCGAAGAACGACCTGGTCGAAGCCGTCACAGTGCGGGAAGCACAGCGATTCGTCACCAAGATCGACAATCGGGTCCGCACGGTAACCGGCTCCGAAGATCAACTGGTGGAGATCTTCGTGGCCTTCATCTCCGCCATCGCCGGTAACCCACTGCTGATCCGGCTGCTGCGTACCGAACCGGATCTCGTACTACCCAGGCTCACCACCGAGGCAGGACCGATCCTGGCCGTCGGCCGCACCTATCTGGCAGCGAAACTGCGAGAACTGAACGACAGCGGTACCGATTTCGATCCCGACCTGATCGCCGAGATCATGGCCCGCCTGGCCCTGTCGTTGGCACTCACCCCTGACGGTCTCATCCCCATCCAGGACGAGGCCGCCGGCCGCGAATTCGCCCGCCGCACCCTGCTGCCCATGGTCTCCGGCCACAACCCGAACTGA
- a CDS encoding acyl-CoA carboxylase subunit beta codes for MTIIAPARHQETVTDPRDPLGRLNRFFDPGTVLPLHPRDKSGVLAAVGEVDGVRTVAYCSDATVMGGAMGVEGCKHIVDAIDTAIDSGAPVVGLWHSGGARLAEGVEALHAVGQVFEAMVRASGQVPQISVVLGFAAGGAAYGPALTDIVIMAPEGRVFVTGPDVVRSVTGEQVDMVTLGGPETHGKKSGVTHIVADDEADAVHRARRLVSMFAEQGEFDLRAAEHGDVDLLALLPASAKRAYDVKPLVHELLDNVDGESSFEELQGGYARSMVTGLGRLGGRTVGVLANNPLRLGGCLDSKSAEKAARFVRLCDAFGIPLVVITDVPGYLPGVGQEWDGVVRRGAKLLHAFAEAQVPRVTLVTRKIYGGAYIAMNARSLGATAVYAWPGSEVAVMGAKAAVGILHKKALAAAPEEEREALHERLTAEHEAIAGGVERAVTIGVVDEIIDPAHTRSKIAGALAAAPCRASHHKNIPL; via the coding sequence ATGACGATTATCGCCCCGGCCCGCCATCAGGAAACCGTGACGGATCCGCGCGATCCACTCGGGCGGCTGAACCGCTTCTTCGACCCCGGGACCGTCCTGCCGCTGCACCCGCGCGACAAATCGGGAGTGCTCGCGGCGGTCGGCGAGGTAGACGGGGTTCGAACGGTCGCGTACTGCTCCGATGCCACCGTGATGGGTGGCGCGATGGGTGTGGAGGGCTGCAAGCACATCGTCGACGCGATCGACACCGCGATCGATTCCGGTGCCCCGGTCGTCGGTCTCTGGCATTCCGGTGGTGCTCGGCTGGCCGAGGGCGTGGAGGCCCTGCACGCGGTCGGCCAGGTCTTCGAGGCCATGGTCCGCGCCTCCGGTCAGGTGCCCCAGATCTCGGTGGTACTCGGCTTCGCCGCCGGCGGTGCCGCCTACGGACCCGCCCTCACCGATATCGTGATCATGGCCCCGGAGGGCCGGGTCTTCGTCACCGGACCCGACGTGGTGCGCAGCGTGACCGGCGAACAGGTGGACATGGTCACCCTCGGTGGACCGGAAACCCACGGCAAGAAGTCGGGCGTCACCCATATCGTCGCCGACGACGAAGCCGACGCCGTACACCGCGCCCGCCGACTGGTATCGATGTTCGCCGAACAAGGCGAATTCGACCTCCGCGCCGCCGAACACGGAGACGTCGACCTGCTGGCCCTACTGCCCGCCTCGGCCAAACGCGCCTACGACGTCAAACCGCTGGTCCACGAACTGCTCGACAATGTCGACGGCGAATCCAGTTTCGAAGAACTACAGGGCGGCTACGCCCGCTCCATGGTGACCGGCCTCGGCCGGCTCGGCGGCCGTACCGTCGGTGTTCTCGCCAACAACCCGTTGCGGCTGGGCGGCTGCCTGGACTCCAAGAGCGCCGAGAAAGCGGCCCGGTTCGTCCGGCTCTGCGACGCCTTCGGTATCCCACTGGTCGTGATCACCGACGTCCCCGGCTACCTGCCCGGCGTCGGCCAGGAATGGGACGGCGTAGTCCGGCGCGGCGCCAAACTGCTGCACGCGTTCGCCGAAGCCCAGGTCCCGCGGGTCACCCTGGTCACCCGCAAGATCTACGGCGGCGCCTATATCGCGATGAACGCCCGCTCGCTCGGCGCGACCGCGGTCTATGCCTGGCCGGGCTCGGAAGTCGCGGTGATGGGCGCGAAAGCCGCCGTCGGCATCCTGCACAAGAAAGCCCTCGCCGCCGCGCCGGAAGAAGAGCGCGAAGCTCTGCATGAACGACTGACCGCCGAACACGAAGCCATCGCCGGCGGCGTGGAGCGGGCGGTGACGATCGGTGTAGTCGACGAGATCATCGACCCGGCCCACACGCGCAGCAAGATCGCCGGAGCCTTGGCTGCGGCACCCTGCCGGGCCAGCCATCACAAGAACATTCCGCTGTGA